A window of the Xiashengella succiniciproducens genome harbors these coding sequences:
- the nuoL gene encoding NADH-quinone oxidoreductase subunit L, translated as MQSYDYTLWIPVIPLAIFLFLGILGHKLKPSLAGILGTAGLGIVTLLSYLTAIHYFWGGESAETMQTLIPYNFTWLAFSETLVISMGILLDPISAMMLVVISTVSLMVHIYSLGYMKGEPGFQRFYAFLSLFTFSMLGLVLATNIFQMYIFWELVGLSSFLLIGFYYQKPSAVAAAKKAFIVTRFADFGFLIGILIISYYTGTFDFGILTNPETSPIASITGISFMGISVVSWAMFLIFIGGAGKSAMMPFHIWLPDAMEGPTPVSALIHAATMVVAGVYLVARLFVVYHLFAVDVQTLIAWIGGITSLVAAIIAITQIDIKRVLAFSTLSQIGYMMMSLGVSGYAGEEGVGYMASMFHLFTHAMFKALLFLGAGSVIHAVHSNNMTDMGGLRKFMPITRITFLIACLTIAGMPFLSGFYSKDEILAATFEHNMPLFVIGFFVAGLTAFYMFRLYFNIFWGEDREYHHTPHESPLIMTIPLMILAFASISSGYLPFGKFITADKLPLSLHINPYIAGSSVFIGLVGIALAWVLYKHKSDLPDRLAARAGRFYTAALNKFYFDELYLFVTKKILFNLVSRPIAWFDRNVIDASMDGLAWITNYASDRIKGIQSGQLQMYAASFIGGAIGLLLIVLYLLAE; from the coding sequence ATGCAATCGTACGATTATACATTGTGGATACCGGTTATTCCCTTAGCGATATTTTTATTCCTTGGAATATTGGGGCACAAGCTAAAACCTAGTCTGGCCGGTATTCTCGGTACAGCAGGTCTGGGTATTGTAACCCTGCTTTCGTATTTAACCGCCATTCATTATTTCTGGGGTGGGGAAAGTGCTGAGACCATGCAGACTTTAATCCCTTACAACTTCACATGGCTGGCCTTTAGTGAGACGCTTGTAATCAGCATGGGCATACTGCTTGATCCCATATCTGCAATGATGCTGGTAGTAATCAGCACGGTTTCGCTCATGGTTCACATCTATAGTCTGGGTTACATGAAAGGCGAGCCTGGTTTCCAACGCTTCTATGCCTTTCTTTCATTGTTCACTTTCTCAATGCTGGGACTTGTGTTGGCAACCAATATATTCCAGATGTACATTTTCTGGGAACTTGTTGGTTTGTCCTCATTCCTGCTTATCGGCTTTTACTACCAGAAGCCGTCAGCAGTAGCTGCGGCCAAAAAAGCCTTTATTGTAACAAGGTTTGCCGATTTTGGATTCTTAATCGGGATCCTGATTATTTCATACTATACGGGAACTTTCGATTTTGGAATTCTAACAAATCCTGAAACATCACCAATTGCATCTATCACTGGCATATCCTTTATGGGGATATCTGTTGTATCCTGGGCTATGTTTCTGATATTTATCGGTGGTGCCGGAAAATCGGCTATGATGCCATTCCACATCTGGCTACCCGATGCAATGGAAGGTCCCACTCCTGTATCTGCCTTAATCCATGCTGCAACAATGGTTGTTGCCGGTGTCTATCTGGTAGCCCGCTTGTTTGTTGTGTACCACCTCTTTGCAGTAGATGTCCAGACACTTATAGCCTGGATAGGAGGAATCACTTCCTTGGTAGCTGCAATTATTGCAATTACTCAAATAGATATAAAACGGGTACTGGCCTTTTCCACCTTGTCACAGATAGGATATATGATGATGTCATTGGGTGTTTCCGGTTACGCGGGCGAAGAGGGTGTAGGCTATATGGCATCTATGTTTCACCTCTTTACCCACGCCATGTTCAAAGCCCTGTTGTTTCTGGGTGCTGGTTCCGTAATACATGCAGTACATAGCAACAATATGACAGATATGGGTGGTCTGCGTAAGTTTATGCCAATTACCCGCATCACATTCCTTATAGCCTGTCTCACAATTGCCGGTATGCCTTTCCTATCAGGCTTCTACAGCAAGGATGAAATACTTGCTGCTACATTCGAACACAATATGCCTTTGTTTGTGATTGGATTCTTTGTAGCAGGTCTTACGGCATTCTATATGTTCCGTCTGTACTTCAACATCTTCTGGGGAGAAGACAGGGAATATCATCACACTCCACATGAATCGCCATTGATAATGACTATTCCATTGATGATCCTGGCCTTTGCTTCTATTTCCTCAGGTTATTTGCCATTCGGCAAATTCATTACTGCCGATAAGCTACCCTTGTCATTGCATATCAACCCCTATATTGCTGGTTCATCAGTCTTTATAGGACTGGTGGGCATAGCCCTGGCATGGGTCTTATACAAGCATAAGAGCGACCTGCCCGATCGTTTGGCTGCAAGGGCAGGACGTTTTTATACTGCGGCTTTAAACAAGTTTTACTTTGATGAATTGTATCTGTTTGTAACCAAAAAGATTCTGTTCAACCTGGTATCACGTCCCATTGCATGGTTTGACCGCAATGTGATTGATGCTTCAATGGATGGTCTAGCGTGGATAACCAACTATGCATCTGACCGCATCAAGGGGATTCAGTCCGGACAACTTCAGATGTATGCAGCCAGCTTTATTGGCGGAGCAATAGGCTTATTATTGATTGTATTGTATTTGTTAGCGGAATAA
- a CDS encoding complex I subunit 4 family protein, whose translation MNILHLLIIIPLLTTVSVLCVKSMKAVRWATAVGMFFQLLTAITVLLVYMGIRQSGDTSEMVLMDTYNWYPSLNITYAIGVDGISCAMILLTAIVMFAGVFASWEIEYLQKEFFVSLIILATGVFGFFISLDIFTMFLYYELAVIPMYILIGIWGTGRKEYSAMKLTLMLMGGSAFIIVALFGIYHSSGAPEPTFNLLELGKYPMSEAAQRFFFPFAFLGFGVLGALFPFHTWSPDGHASAPTAVSMLHAGVLMKLGGYGIFRVAMYLMPQAAQEQAWIFIVLTSISVVYGAFGAIWQKDLKYINAYSSVSHCGLVIFGLLMLNQTAMDGAILQMISHGLMTALFFALIGMIYSRTHTRQVFEMGGLMKVIPFLAVVYMIAGFASLGLPGLSGFAAEMTIFVGAFQHVDLFHRIATIFAISAIVVTAVYILRVVGTLLLGPVKNEAFMQLKDARWYERLSTLLLLVSVAGVGIYPQWLYQLIFDSLAPIAQKLAAAL comes from the coding sequence ATGAACATACTTCATCTTTTAATTATCATTCCACTACTCACTACCGTGAGTGTCCTCTGTGTAAAAAGCATGAAGGCGGTACGCTGGGCTACCGCCGTGGGAATGTTTTTTCAATTATTGACAGCTATTACCGTATTACTGGTATATATGGGCATTCGCCAATCGGGTGACACATCCGAAATGGTACTTATGGACACCTATAATTGGTATCCATCCCTCAATATAACCTATGCTATAGGTGTTGATGGTATTTCCTGCGCCATGATACTGCTTACTGCAATTGTTATGTTTGCGGGGGTCTTTGCCTCATGGGAGATTGAATATCTGCAAAAGGAGTTTTTTGTTTCCTTAATTATATTGGCAACTGGTGTCTTTGGCTTTTTCATTTCATTGGACATATTCACAATGTTTCTCTACTACGAGTTAGCCGTGATTCCGATGTATATCCTGATTGGCATTTGGGGAACAGGTCGTAAGGAGTATTCAGCAATGAAGCTGACCTTGATGCTTATGGGAGGTTCTGCATTCATAATTGTCGCACTATTTGGTATCTACCACTCTTCCGGAGCTCCTGAACCTACATTTAACCTGCTTGAGCTGGGCAAGTATCCAATGTCTGAAGCTGCGCAGCGCTTCTTCTTCCCCTTTGCCTTTTTAGGCTTTGGCGTACTAGGTGCTCTTTTCCCTTTCCACACATGGTCACCCGATGGTCACGCATCAGCACCTACCGCTGTTTCCATGTTACATGCCGGGGTATTGATGAAGCTGGGAGGCTATGGTATATTCCGTGTGGCGATGTACCTGATGCCTCAGGCAGCACAGGAACAGGCCTGGATTTTCATAGTACTTACTAGTATCAGTGTTGTATATGGAGCCTTTGGAGCAATATGGCAGAAAGACCTGAAATATATTAATGCATATTCATCAGTGAGCCACTGTGGTCTGGTGATATTCGGACTGTTGATGTTGAATCAGACAGCAATGGATGGGGCTATCTTACAGATGATATCGCATGGATTGATGACAGCACTTTTCTTTGCACTTATTGGTATGATATACTCTCGTACTCATACCCGTCAGGTATTCGAGATGGGTGGCCTGATGAAGGTAATACCCTTCCTTGCGGTTGTATATATGATTGCAGGCTTTGCTTCACTGGGACTTCCAGGTTTAAGTGGTTTTGCTGCAGAAATGACAATCTTTGTTGGTGCATTTCAGCATGTGGATCTCTTCCATCGTATTGCTACAATTTTTGCAATCTCAGCTATTGTGGTAACTGCAGTGTACATTCTACGTGTGGTTGGCACATTGCTTCTGGGACCAGTCAAAAATGAGGCTTTCATGCAGCTAAAGGATGCCAGATGGTATGAACGTCTTAGCACCTTGCTTCTGTTAGTTTCTGTTGCCGGTGTAGGTATCTACCCTCAGTGGCTGTACCAGCTGATATTTGACAGTCTGGCTCCAATAGCCCAAAAACTTGCTGCAGCATTATAA
- a CDS encoding NADH-quinone oxidoreductase subunit J, whose translation MNLHEIVFIICSAVILVFALMTVLSRRILRSATYLLFVLLATAGAYAWLEYQFMAAIQIALYAGGIMVIIIFSILLTHHIHHKSKSFPLSKILTGFGLALLTAGTSIYVILGHDFKYKEAEKMEVDIETIGNHLISTGRDGYSLPFEVISLLLLAVLIGAIIIAKKDKPLNEQEN comes from the coding sequence ATGAACTTGCACGAAATAGTATTTATCATATGCTCGGCTGTTATTCTGGTGTTTGCATTAATGACAGTTCTAAGCAGGAGAATTCTGCGATCAGCCACCTATCTGCTATTTGTTCTATTAGCTACAGCAGGAGCCTATGCATGGCTTGAATATCAATTTATGGCTGCCATTCAGATAGCTCTCTATGCCGGAGGTATTATGGTTATAATAATTTTCTCTATACTGCTTACACACCACATCCACCATAAATCCAAATCATTCCCATTATCCAAGATATTAACCGGATTCGGACTTGCATTGCTGACAGCTGGGACAAGCATTTATGTGATACTGGGGCATGACTTTAAGTATAAGGAAGCTGAGAAGATGGAAGTGGATATAGAGACAATAGGCAATCACCTGATTAGCACCGGAAGAGATGGCTACTCCCTCCCCTTCGAGGTAATTAGTCTTTTATTACTGGCTGTGCTTATTGGAGCTATAATCATAGCTAAAAAGGATAAACCACTAAATGAACAAGAAAACTAA
- the nuoK gene encoding NADH-quinone oxidoreductase subunit NuoK produces MLHTIPLHYWLILGTLMFFIGVAGFIIRRNLITILMSIELMLNAVNINFLAINRYLYPDQLHGHFFAIFVVAIAAAEASLVIALVIHIYRKFRTIDVDQVADMRF; encoded by the coding sequence ATGTTACATACTATACCACTTCATTATTGGTTGATATTAGGAACACTGATGTTTTTTATTGGTGTGGCCGGATTTATTATCCGTCGGAATCTAATCACCATCCTTATGTCTATCGAGTTAATGCTGAATGCAGTAAACATCAACTTCCTTGCAATTAACCGCTATCTGTACCCAGATCAGTTACACGGACATTTCTTTGCAATCTTCGTAGTTGCCATAGCTGCTGCGGAGGCATCATTGGTGATAGCTCTTGTCATTCATATTTACAGGAAGTTTCGCACTATCGATGTAGACCAGGTGGCAGATATGAGATTCTAG